Proteins encoded together in one Catellatospora citrea window:
- a CDS encoding ABC transporter substrate-binding protein, with product MFRTHGPRRLLVTALAAALLATAACTPGEQAAPLASPGVEASGEVELWHFFTDREAAAIAEIVKDFEAKHPKVKVTVKGGQDDTKMLQAIGAGQGPDVGLSYSTDIVGKFCSSGAWTDLTPYLQRDGIDLKRYPEVIRSYTEFRGKRCAMPFLADVYGLYYNKKIFAEAGVAGPPKTLAELTELAKKLTVRKPDGTIERAGFLPSFGFYENSPSHLAPTVGANWLNADGTSAIGSDPKWQELIRWQKDLVDWYGYDKLEKFRAGLGDEWSADNAFHKGKVAMNVDGEWRMAFLRDQAKDVSFGVAPLPVADPARYGGGYVTGNVIGVSRTAKNNEAAWALVRFLTTETAAIVKLSNGIRNVPSTTDALTSTELVVDPEFQVFLDIFAHPATVTTPPSAIGAAYQEELSGFLQSYQAGTTTDLAGGLKKVDQQIDNLVKLAG from the coding sequence GTGTTCCGTACCCATGGACCGCGCCGGTTGCTGGTGACAGCACTGGCGGCGGCGCTGCTGGCCACAGCCGCCTGCACGCCCGGCGAGCAGGCCGCGCCCCTGGCCAGTCCCGGCGTCGAGGCGTCCGGCGAGGTCGAGCTCTGGCACTTCTTCACCGACCGCGAGGCGGCCGCGATCGCCGAGATCGTCAAGGACTTCGAGGCGAAGCACCCCAAGGTGAAGGTCACCGTCAAGGGCGGCCAGGACGACACCAAGATGCTGCAGGCCATCGGCGCGGGCCAGGGCCCCGACGTCGGCCTGAGCTACTCCACCGACATCGTCGGCAAGTTCTGCTCCTCCGGCGCCTGGACCGACCTGACGCCGTACCTGCAGCGCGACGGGATCGACCTGAAGCGCTACCCCGAGGTGATCCGGTCCTACACCGAGTTCCGCGGCAAGCGGTGCGCCATGCCGTTCCTCGCCGACGTGTACGGCCTGTACTACAACAAGAAGATCTTCGCCGAGGCCGGCGTGGCCGGGCCGCCGAAGACCCTGGCCGAGCTGACCGAGCTGGCCAAGAAGCTGACGGTACGCAAACCCGACGGCACCATCGAGCGGGCCGGTTTTCTGCCCTCCTTCGGCTTCTACGAGAACTCCCCGTCGCACCTGGCCCCGACCGTCGGCGCGAACTGGCTCAACGCCGACGGCACCTCGGCCATCGGCAGCGACCCGAAGTGGCAGGAGCTGATCCGCTGGCAGAAGGACCTGGTCGACTGGTACGGCTACGACAAGCTGGAGAAGTTCCGGGCCGGGCTGGGCGACGAGTGGTCCGCCGACAACGCCTTCCACAAGGGCAAGGTCGCCATGAACGTGGACGGCGAGTGGCGCATGGCGTTCCTGCGCGACCAGGCCAAGGACGTGTCGTTCGGCGTCGCGCCGCTGCCGGTGGCCGACCCGGCCCGCTACGGCGGCGGCTACGTCACCGGCAACGTGATCGGGGTGTCGCGCACGGCGAAGAACAACGAGGCCGCCTGGGCCCTGGTCCGCTTCCTGACCACCGAGACCGCCGCCATCGTGAAGCTGAGCAACGGCATCCGCAACGTGCCCAGCACCACCGACGCGCTGACCAGCACGGAGCTGGTGGTGGACCCGGAGTTCCAGGTGTTCCTGGACATCTTCGCCCACCCCGCCACGGTCACCACACCGCCGAGCGCGATCGGGGCCGCGTACCAGGAGGAGCTGTCCGGGTTCCTGCAGTCCTATCAGGCCGGCACCACGACCGACCTGGCGGGCGGGCTGAAAAAGGTCGACCAGCAGATCGACAACCTCGTCAAGCTGGCGGGCTGA